In Sandaracinaceae bacterium, the sequence GGCGTGATCGCGCCCCCCGTGCGCATGGGCCTGCGCTACGTGACGGGCCTGGGTGTGGTGGAGCGCGAGCGCATCGAGGCCGCTTGGCGTGATGGCCCCTTCACGGACCTCGAAGACTTCACGCGGCGCACCGCGCTGCCCACCCGGCAGCTGGTGCGCCTGGCGCAGGCAGGGGCCTTCGACGACTTCGGCCTCGAGCGGCGCGACGCCATCTGGGCCGCGCGCGCCCTCGCCCGCTTTCGGCACGACACGCTGCCGCTCGCCTCGGCCGCCACGCAGCTGCACTTCGCCTCGCTCGACGGAGCCGAGCGCATCAGCTGGGACTACCGCGCGAGCCGCCACAGCACGGCGGGCCACCCCATCTTGCGGCTGCGGCCGCACCTCACGCAGCAGGGCCTGCCCAGCGCGTGCGAGCTGAGCGCGCTGCCGCATGGGAAGCGTGTGGACTACGTGGGCCTGGTCATCTGCCGGCAGCGTCCGGGCACCGCATCCGGTGTCACCTTCTTCACGCTCGAAGACGAGACGGGCTTCGTGAACGCGGTGCTCTACCGTGACGCCTTCGAGCGCCAGCGCACGTTGGCCAAGACGTCGGTGCTGCTGGGCATGAGCGGCGTGCTGCAGGTGGTGGATGGGGTCACGCACCTGCTGGTGCAGAAGCTCTTCGCGCCGCGCTTGCCCGTGCTGGAAGAGTTGCCGCGCTCGCGCGATTTTCATTGAGCGCCTGCGATCTGATATCGTCCATGGCCCATGATTCCCATGATCCCCATGACGCGCCCCCTGCTGGATGACGCCGAGTGCGATGCGGTGACCCGCGTGCTGCGCAGCGGGATGCTGGTGCAGGGCGCCGAGGTGGCGCGCTTCGAGCAGCTGGTGGCCGAGCAGTGCCAGCGCGCTCATGCGGTGGCGGTCTCGAACGGGACGGCGGCGCTGGCGCTGGCGCTCGAGGCGCTGGGCGTGGGCCCCGGAGACGAGGTGCTGGTGCCTGCGCTCACCTGGCCGAGCCCAGCCCACGCGGTGCGCGGCGTGGCGGCCACGGTGAAGCTGGTGGACGTGGACCCACACGAGTGGAACAGCACGCCGGAGGCCTTCGCGGCAGCGCGCAGCTCGCGCACGCGGGCGGCCATCGTGATCGACCAGTTCGGCAACCCGGCGCGCGCGCCCGAGCTGCATGCCGTGCTGGACGGGCTGATCGTCATCGAAGACGCGGCCTGCGCGCTCGGCAGCGTGTTCGCGGACGGCAAGCCGTGCGGGAGCCTCGGCGACGTGAGCTGCTTCAGCTTCCACCCGCGCAAGGTCATCACCACCGGCGAGGGCGGCATGTGCCTCACCGATGATGCCGAGCTGGCCCGCCGGCTGCGCGTGCTGCGCAACC encodes:
- a CDS encoding DegT/DnrJ/EryC1/StrS family aminotransferase; the encoded protein is MIPMIPMTRPLLDDAECDAVTRVLRSGMLVQGAEVARFEQLVAEQCQRAHAVAVSNGTAALALALEALGVGPGDEVLVPALTWPSPAHAVRGVAATVKLVDVDPHEWNSTPEAFAAARSSRTRAAIVIDQFGNPARAPELHAVLDGLIVIEDAACALGSVFADGKPCGSLGDVSCFSFHPRKVITTGEGGMCLTDDAELARRLRVLRNHGQAAPGVFERHAGNFRLTELGGALGVAQMARLGEINQGRREHASVMRAALSQAAPGLEFQESPAGALPNLQTFGVLLPAGSTAPQRDAFVEACKQHGAQAGPLSYALGDVPSVTPDGSPLRPDGEPWVAADVVARGVSLPLFPTMTAAERSQVVSAVTHAYQELMGASAPLREQVS